CTGATATTGCGTCAGGCGCGAGACACCGATCTGCCTCGGTTGGTTGCCTATGCCAACACCTATGAGGTTGCCAGTATGCTCTCTGGCATGCCTCATCCCTTTACCGAGGAAGACGGAAAATTCTTCATCAATCGAGCCAAGACCAACAAGCCCAAAGATGTGGTCCTCTGGGTGATTGATGATGGTACTGGTCTCGTCGGCACCATCTGGGCTAAGTTTGACGGCCCCAAATGCTGGACTGGATATTGGCTTGGCAAGCCGCATTGGGGCAACGGCTATATGAGTGAGGCTTTGCAAGCTACGTTGAGCTATGCTTTTGCGCTGCGCGATGTCTCCCTCTTCTCCGCTGGCGTGTTCAACGACAATCCTGCCTCCTATCGGCTTTTGGAGAAAATGGGTTTTCACAGGGTTGGATTGGAGACCATCTCCTCCAAAGGGCGTGGTGGCGCAGAGATTCCGCATATCCTTTTGGAACTCCCTAAGGATGCATTTATTGCCGCCACAAAAGTCTTGGAGGGCGCGGATTTATGAAAGATCAGAACTCTGAGCTTCCCACATTTCCCGTTCTTCAAAGCAAGCGACTGGTCCTACGCCAATTGAGGCAGGACGATCTAACCTCAGTTTGCGCTTATCTCGCCAATTTTGAGGTGACTAAAAATCTAAGTACGCAGCCCCACCCCTTCACTGAAGCGGACGGTGTTTCGTATCTGGAGAGCGTGAGAGCTGAAGACCCGACCCAGAACATCACTTGGGCCATTGAACATGCTGGTGTTTTTTGCGGAAACTTGAGGGTGAAGAACCTTCAGGGCACTCCACGTGTTGGCTATTGGCTGGGGCAGGATCATTGGGGCAAGGGCTTTATGAGTGAGGCCGTGTTTGCAGCGCTTTGCTTCCTGTTCGAAGAGCGACTTGTTCCCGTTGTTCAAACGG
The window above is part of the Pseudovibrio sp. Tun.PSC04-5.I4 genome. Proteins encoded here:
- a CDS encoding GNAT family protein — its product is MLFPELKTSRLILRQARDTDLPRLVAYANTYEVASMLSGMPHPFTEEDGKFFINRAKTNKPKDVVLWVIDDGTGLVGTIWAKFDGPKCWTGYWLGKPHWGNGYMSEALQATLSYAFALRDVSLFSAGVFNDNPASYRLLEKMGFHRVGLETISSKGRGGAEIPHILLELPKDAFIAATKVLEGADL
- a CDS encoding GNAT family N-acetyltransferase, with the protein product MKDQNSELPTFPVLQSKRLVLRQLRQDDLTSVCAYLANFEVTKNLSTQPHPFTEADGVSYLESVRAEDPTQNITWAIEHAGVFCGNLRVKNLQGTPRVGYWLGQDHWGKGFMSEAVFAALCFLFEERLVPVVQTGVFEGNPASLRVLEKLGFTVTGKSTHPCRARGRILLDETELEMATARFTEISSKN